The sequence below is a genomic window from Methylocystis sp. IM3.
ATCTTCGATTCAGCGCGCCGCCTCGGCGGGGCGCTCAACGTCGCAGACAAGGCGCCCGGCCGCGAGAAGATCACGCGCTTCGTCGACTCGATGATCGCGCAGGCCGAAGAGAAGAGGCTGGAGTTGCGCCTCGGCGAAGAAGCGACCATCGAGCAAGTTCAGGCGCTTTCTCCTTGCGGCGTATTCATCGCCTGCGGCGCCCAACCCTTCCTGCCGGCGGTCCCGGGCCTCGATGGGAAGAACGTCTTTACCGCCGAGAGTGTGCTGCTGGGACAAGCCGACATGAGAGGTAACGTCGTGGTTGTCGGTGCGGGAGAGACGGGAGATGCGGTCAAAGACATTTCTGCGCCCGCCGCCAAAGCCGATTTCTTGCCCGCAGAGGTCACCGGCGATTGTCTCGTCGTCGGTTCGGGCATGACCGGCCTCGAGACGGCGGAGGCGGTGCTGATGGCCGGCCATAAAACGACCGTCGCGGACATGCTTCCACAGGTCGGCGCGGGTACCTATTTGCCAAACATTCTCGATCTGAAACAGCGCATGGAGCCGTTTAAGCCGACCTATTTGACGAGTCACAAGCTTTTGGAGATCACGCCTGAAGGCGTGGAGCTTCAGTCGCTGGTGAGCGGAGCGTCTGTTTTCGTGCCGGCGGACACCGTAATTCTCGCCATGGGCGTGCGGCCGCGTCAGGACGTCGTCGATCGCTTCAAGGCGGCTTTTCCTGACGCGCGCGTGATTGGCGACGCGGTGCGCGGTGGAAGGATCGTCGATTCGACGCAGGATGCCTACGGCCAGGCGTTCGTATTCGAGCCCTGAGCTGCTGAGGAGAAGACAGGAGGGTTGAGGCGCGTTCTCAGAGACATCGTCAGCACGCAAATCATTTCACAAAGTTCGGGTCATAGTGATTTCGAAGAAGGAAACACCCATGAGCACTCCGAGTGACTATTACAAAGACAAAGTCGCAGTCGTAACCGGCGCGGCGTCCGGCATCGGCTTGGCCCTTGTGGAGACAATGCTCTCCTATGGCGCCAAGAAAGTGATCATGGCCGACTTCAATGACGAGAATCTCAATCGCGAAGCGGCTCGATTAAAGTTGGCTTACCCTGACAAGGTTCTGGGGCTGCACTGCAATGTGACGAAGGAAGATGACGTCCGCCAAATGATCCATAAGGCCGAAGAGTTCGGCGGGCGGATCGACCTGCTATTCAACAATGCGGGCGCCGGTCTAGCCGGGGCGTTCGATCAGCTCACCAATGACGACTGGGCCAAGGCCTTCGCGCTCAATTTCTACGGTGCGCTCTATGGCGTCCGCGCCGTGCTGCCGATCCTGCGCAAGCAAGGCGGCGGCCACATCGTCAATATTATTTCGGGCATCGCCTTCTATCCGATGCCAGAACAAACAATGTATGCCGCCACCAAGGCGGCGCTGAACGGCATGACGCTCGCCCTGCGCGCCGAGCTCTGGGATGAAGCCATTCGCGTCACCTCCGCGACGCCGGGCACGACTGCCACGGCGATCTTCCAGGGCAAAGCGATGCCTCCCACGGCCCAGACTCCGGAACTGTCTGCGCAGGCGATCCTGGCCGGCGTGGCGAAGAACGAGCGGCTCGTAATCGGAGACAGGCTAGCGCTTGGCGAAAAAGGGGACGCTGTTAGCGCAAGATACGGCCTCAATCCCGATTTTTCGGACATGTGGGACAAAATCCTGGCCGAGGCGGCCCGAAAGCGCCGCGCTGGCGAGGTGGCTCTCTGACAAACAAAAAATTAGAGGGAGAAAGCATTATGAAAAACGGCAGTTTCTTCGTCCCGACAGAGCAGCTCGCAGGGTTTATGAAAAACCCGGAAATGAAAAATTGCGAGGGCCTTCTCCTGTCTTGGGAGACCGACCCGGCCGTTGCGCGCCGGATCCTACCCCCACCGCTTGAGCTGATCGACCCGCAGCACCCAGTCGTATCCGCCTATGTGGTTAACATTCGCGAGCCCACATTCGCCCCATGGTACATGGAAGCCTGCATCGGGCTGCTATGCCGCTATCGTGAGATACCCGGCATCACACTACTCAATCTCCAGCTCAGCGGTCCAGGGGCGCTAATGGGGTTGTGCACAGGGCGCGAGGGTTCCGGCCTGCCAAAGAAATTATGCGAGCGGATCATCGTCGAACGCACCGACGATTACGCCCGCGCCTTCGTCGAAGCCAAGGGCAGACGCATCTTCGATGTCGAGGTCGAGCTCAATCCGCCAGGGATGCCAGAACTCGCAAAGGCAGCGAAGGCAAAGCGAGGTGCGAAAGAGAGAGGGAGTTGCTTTGTATTTACCACCGAGCTGAGGGTGGGCAGCGTCCCGGCGGACGGCATCATGCTTTCGAGGGCGCGTCTGCTGAATTACGACAACGTGAACGCTTTTGAAGTCTGTGAGCCCGGTGCGATCAAATCGATCGCCATGGAACCCTCCCTTGACGACCCCTGGGCTGAGCTCTCGGTCGTAAAGCCACTGTATGGCGCGTGGAGCGTGTACTCTAACCCCATCCTGGGCACTTCTGTTCTCGCCGAATTCCAAGACGCCGAGGCCAACAAGCTGTTCCCCTACCTGTTCGCGGGCCGTTTTGACCGCTCCACAATCTGTCCGGGTCACCAACGCTACGGACAGTTCTAAGAGCGCCGGTTTCGGTCGTTGCGGATCGTCGCGACGGCCGCGAACAAAAGCTGCCCCGACGAGAGAAGACATCCGCCAGCGGTCCGCGGGATCGATGGCGCCGTCCTCTCTCGTCGGCTCTCGCCGTCGGCTTGCCTCGGGGCGCTCCCCGTGACGCCAGTCGGAAAAACGCTTCAAATGGGAGCAGCTTCCTGCGTAGCCGCTATTCGTTGCGTTCTGACATAGAGCCAGCCTATTTCCCCTGCCGCTGTCGCCCTCTGGCCGCCGCTAGGGGGGAGTCGTCACGTGCCAGCTACATCAGCCCGAGTGGATCGCACGCGCCGCTGATGGGCCTCCGCAGAGGCGGACTTGGCGCCCCCGGCGCGTGAGTGTTGGGCCTTCATTGCAGGGAAAAAGTCTCCGAGCCGAGCACGCGCCGTCCATGGCCTTGGCCCATGCTCACTGACGTCTGGTTGGGGGTTTCGTCAGGCTCCGCCGGTCCCTTCACCGCCGCGATGCCGCTAGTGCATGCTTACGCTAGCCACTGCAAGCGCTTCAACCTTACCATCGCAATTTATCCAGAGCGAGAGACTCAATTAAGCCTCCGCGCCGATGCGGCTGGTTCAGGACGAAGGCCCTTTCGTGCCTCCAGTTGGGTCGAGAGCGGGCGGGCGGCTTTAAGGGTGGGGCCTCTTCGCCCGCCGGCCACTTTGAGAATTCTAGCGTTGCAAATTGGCAGAGCTTCGTACAAAGGACACGCCGCCATGCTTCGCAACCTCGCACAAGTGAACGTTCAGAACGCGCCGCTCGTCTTAGGGCAGTTTTTCACTAGCATCCCTCGCACGATCGTTAGTGCAAAAAGCCGCCACTGATATCGCCGGCGCTTATGGCGTCGAGGTCGGCAAGTTCGTTTGGCGTGATAAGCGCACGGGGGCCGAGCAGGACGTGACCGGCGGGAACGAACGTCGACTATTTCGTGCCGACGTCCTTTGTCGTGACGCAGGCGGCCCCCGCTGGCGGCATGATGGGCATTTCCGACGATCCGCAGCGCTTGAAGGCCAGCACGCCCGCAACGCCGCCGGCGGCGAGCAAGCCGGCGCCGGACAAACCGAAGCCGCCGGAAGGCGTCGCGCAGCATCCGGCCGAGAAGCCGAAGCCGACGCATCCGAAGAGCAAGTAACCGGTACCCCGTTTTCAGGGGTTTTGCGAGAAAACCGCTCGTAAAGCATTGAAAAGCAAGGGCCGGATCGCCCCCCGCCGCTAGAATGTCACTCGCCTTCGCCGGGTTGCGCAAAACTGCGTCCTGATCCGCCCCAGCGTATTGCACAAATAAAAGACAAATCGAAGCCTTTTTAGCTCGAAAAAGGCTCCTAACTGATTGATTTCATTGGCGCGCCCAAGGGGATTCGAACCCCTGTTTTCGCCGTGAAAGGGCGACGTCCTAGGCCTCTAGACGATGGGCGCGGGCCTGCGCGGCGTGAAGCGGCGCAGCGAGGGCTGTATAGAGGCGCGCGGCCGGTAAGACAAGCCTTGTCGGCGAGCATTTTGCTCGGCAGGGCTCGCGCGCCGCAATCTCAAATGCCCCACCTAATCGCTTCATAGGCATAGAGGCCGAGGCGCGTGGCGTAGATGCCCACGAGCGCGAAACCGAAGGCCTTCAATGTGATCCACAGATAGGTTTCCATGTCGGGGTGCATGAGCGAACCTCGCTTCTCGGGTTGAACTGCCTCGGGCTCTCCCCTTTGTCTCAGCGGCCTCACAGGCCAAGCAATAACAGGGCCACTTGCCGCAGCAGCGATTGGCCGCGGCGGGGCCAGCCAAGGCCCGCCGACGCGCGCCATGGCCAAACACGCATCTGGCGGCGCCGGCCGCGGCCTGTTACTGGGCTTCCCGACCATGCTCACCATCAACGACCTTACCTACCGGATTGGCGACCGGCTCATATTCGACCATGCGGGCGTCTTTCTCCCGGGGCGATGCCGCGCCGGCTTCGTCGGCCGCAACGGCGCCGGCAAGACCACGCTCTTCCGCCTGATCGCCGGCGAAATCTCGGCCGAGTCCGGCTCCATCTCCCTGCCCGCGCGCACGCGGCTCGGCCGCGTGGAGCAGGAGGCGCCCGGCGGGCCGACGCGCCTCATCGATTTCGTGCTGGCGGCGGATCTTGAACGCGCGGAGCTCCTGGCCCGCGCCGAGACCGCCCATGACGCCCATGACATCGCCGACATCCAGACCCGCCTGGCGGACATCGACGCCCATTCCGCGCCGGCCCGCGCCGCGGCGATTCTCCATGGTCTCGGCTTCGACGACGCCGCCCAGCGCCGGCCCCTGTCGGAATTCTCGGGCGGCTGGCGCATGCGCGTCGCGCTGGCGGCGGTGCTCTTCTCCCAGCCCGATTTGCTGCTGCTCGACGAGCCGACGAACTATCTCGACCTCGAGGGCACTCTGTGGCTCGTGGATTATCTCGCGCGCTACCCCGCGAGCGTGCTGGTCATCAGCCACGATCGCGATCTGCTCGACGCCGTCGCGACGCATATTCTGCATCTCGAGCGCGGCAAGCTCGCCCTCTACAAGGGCGACTATTCATCCTTCGAGAAACAGCGGCGCGAGGCGCAACTCATCGCCGCCAAGGGCGCGCGGAAACAGGAGGAGCGGCGCAAGCATCTCCAGGATTTCGTCGATCGTTTCCGCGCCAAGGCCACCAAGGCGCGGCAGGCGCAGTCGCGCCTCAAGATGCTCGAGAAGATGGAGCCCGTCGCCGCCATCGTCGACGACAGCGTCCTTCCCATCCACCTGCCCTCGCCCGAAAAGCCGCTCTCACCGCCGATCGTGGCGCTGGAGCGGGTTTCCGTCGGCTATGGCGCGCGCGTCGTGCTCTCGCGCCTGACGCTGTCGCTCTCCAACGACGACCGCATCGGCCTTCTCGGCGCCAATGGCAATGGCAAATCCACCTTCGCCAAATTGCTCGGCGGACGGCTTTCGCCGATGGACGGCCGAACGGTCCGCGCCGCGAAGCTCGAAGCCGGCTTCTTCGCGCAGCACCAGATCGACGATCTCAACGAAGAGGACACGCCCTATCTCGTCTTCTCGCGGCTGATGCCGGACGCGCCGGAGGCGCGCGTGCGGTCGCGGGCGGCGCAGACCGGATTTTCCGGCGCGCGCGCGGACACCAAGGTCGCGCATCTCTCGGGCGGCGAGAAGGCGCGCCTCCTTCTCGGGGTCGCCTCCTTCAACGCCCCCCATTTGCTGATTCTGGACGAGCCCACCAACCATCTGGACATCGACAGCCGCGCCGCCCTGATCGAGGCGATCAATGAATATGAGGGCGCGGTGGTGCTGGTGTCGCATGATCGCTATCTGCTCGAAGCCTGCGCCGACCGGCTCTGGCTCGTGGACGAAGGGACCGTGCGTCCCTTCGACGGCGACATGGATGATTATGCGCGCCTCGTTCTGTCGAAGACCAAGGGCGAGGAGCCCAAGCGCGAAGCGGTCCCCGCATCGTCCTCCGCCGCGCCGAAGCGCCGGGACGCCGGACAGATGAGGCGCAAGCTCGCGGCCGCGGAGGAGAAGGTCGAAAAATTCGCCGGCCTCCTGGCTCGCGTGGACGAGGCGCTTGCGGCCCCCGACGCCTTCACGCGCAACCCCCAGGAGGCGGCGAAGCTCGCGGCGCAGCGCGAGGAGCTCGCCCGCGCGCTCGCCAGCGCGGAAGAGCAATGGCTGGAGCTGGCCAGCGACGCGGAGTCGGCCTGAAGCGGCCGCCCGGACTGGAGGGGGCGAGTCGCAACCGCATGGCTTCCGCGCGGCGGCGGCCGTTCACCCCTGCAAATGGGCAAACTCTGGATGCTGCTTCAGGAAAGCCGCAACGAAGGAGCAGCTCGCCCTTATCTTGAGCCCCTGCTCCTGCGCCGAGCGCAGCGCGCCCCCCACAAGCTGCGAGGCAATGCCTCGGCCCTGTAGCGCGGGGGGCGTTTCGGTGTGGGTGAAATCCATTACCCCATCGCGCAGAACATAGTCTGCGATCGCCAGCTCGCCGTCGACCAACAGTTCGAAGCGGCTCTTTTGAGGGTTGTGGCGCACCGCGCTTTCCCGATCCATCCTGTTCTCCTGGTTACGCCCCCAACTGGCGCCGGGCATCCCCAAGGCCAAGGGGCCGCCGGCCCCTATTTCAGGAAGACGTAGATATCGACATCCACTTCGGCGTCGTCGCCTTTGAAATCGTTCAGATACTCCTCGATGATGAGGTCCTTGGTGTCGAGCCCCTTCTCGTCGAGATAGGCGGCGATCGCCTCATAAGTGGCGTCGATCTCGTCATAGGCGCCGCGATGCTGGAATTTCATCGCCTTGCCCGAGGGCGATGAGCCGATCTCCACCCCGTCGGCGAGCTTGGGCTTGCCTTCGGGCGCGGCGCCGAGCGGAGCCATGGCCTCGAAGGTGAAGCCCGTATCGTCCGTCTTGGTGAAGACGGCGATGGTCCGGCCATTGACCGTGAGGCCCGCCTTTGCGACGGCGGCGTTGAGCTTCCGGATCGCCTCGGAAAGCGTCTTGGCGGCGCCCTCCCATTTGCCCTGGCCCTTCAGGATCGCCGCCGGCCGGGCGTCGACCGTGACCGTCTCGCTCGCGACCGCGGGCGCGGCGTCGGGCGTCGCGGGCTTCGCGGCCTCGTCCTGCGCCTGCGGCGAAGCGGCCTCGGGCTTTACGGCCGGCGTCGCGGCGGCCGGTTTCTCCGCCCCTTCCTCGGGAACGGCGGCGAAGCGGCGCTCGGCGAAGATCGCCGCCGCCGCGACCAGCAGCGTGAAAATCGCCAGCGGCCGCCAATGCGTCCGCAAGCTGTCGATCAGACCGGGTTCCTCGTCCATGCCTCGATGCGTCCTTCCGCGTCTCAAGCGAATCGCCTGCCTTCCTGGCGTCAAAATGCGACAGAGGTAAGGGCGTGGCAAAGCCGGCGCATCGAAGTAGCCCGCATCCAAGTAGCCCGCATCGAAGTAGCCCTTGGGCGGCGCAGTCTCTATATACGGGTCGCCGCCTGGAAGGATCGAATGCCGCATCCGCTCGACAATCGCCCCATCCTGCGCATGAATGGCGCGGGCAATGAAATTCTGGTGCTCGACCTGCGCGGGCTCGACCATGTGCTCGCGCCCCAGGAGGCGCGCGCCATCGCCGCAGCGCCGGGCCTGCGCTTCGACCAGCTCATGGCGCTGCACGATCCGCGCGCGCCGGGCGACGACGCCTTCATGCGCATCTACAATGTCGACGGCTCGCTCTCCGGCGCCTGCGGCAATGGAACGCGCTGCGTCGCCTATGCTCTGGCGCGCGAGGGGAAGGAACGGCTGGCGCTCGCCACCGACGCCGGCCGGATCGAGACGCGGCGCGAGGGCGAGACCGTTTTCACCGTCGACATGGGCGAGCCCCGGCTCGACTGGCGCGAAATTCCGCTGGCGCGCGCGGCCGACACGCGCGCCGTGGCGCTGGAGCCCCCCGTTCCGGGCGCGCCCTCGCAATTTTCCGCGGTCAGCATGGGCAATCCGCATGCGGTGTTCTTCGTGCCGGATGCGCGCGCCGTCTCGCTCGAAACGCTGGGCCCGGCGCTTGAAACCCATCCGATCTTTCCCGAGCGCGCCAATATCTCCTTCGCGCAGATCGTCGCCCCAGACGACATTTTGCTGCGCGTCTGGGAGCGAGGCACGGGCGCGACCAAGGCCTGCGGCTCCGCGGCCTGCGCCACGCTCGTCGCCGCCGCGCGCGCCGGATCGAGCGCAAGGCGCGCGCGGCTGCGCCTGCCGGGCGGGGATCTCCATGTCGAATGGCGCGCGGATAACCACGTGATGATGACAGGCCCCGTGGAATTCGAATTCGAGGCGCGGCTGACGACCGCCCTTTTCGAGGGGACGGCAGCGTGAGCGCCCCGGCGCGACAGGGGAAGACGATTACCTTCGGCTGCCGGCTGAACATGGTGGATTCCGAAGAGCTGGCGCGCCAGCACGCGGGCGCGCCCGACACATTCGTCGTCAACACCTGCGCCGTCACCAGCGAGGCGACGCGACAGGCGCGGCAAGCCATCCGCCGCCTGCATCGCGACAGGCCAGAGGCGCGGATCGTCGTCGCCGGCTGCGCGGCGCGCATCGATCCCGAAAGCTTCGCGGCCATGCCGGGCGTCGCCGAGGTCGTCGCCGAGCAGCCGGAAAACCGCGCGGCGGCCGCGGAGGAAGGCACGCGCGGCTTCCTCGCCGTACAGAATGGCTGCGATCACAGTTGCACCTTCTGCATCATTCCGGCCGGGCGTGGGGCCGCGCGATCGGTGTCGCCGCAGGAGGCGGTGGCGCAGGCGCGCGCGCTCGTCGAGAGGGGCAAGCAGGAGATCGTGCTCACCGGCGTCGACCTCACGAGCTACGACGCCGGTGGCCTGAAGCTCGGCGGACTCGTGCGCCGCCTGCTGCGCGAGGTGAAGGACCTCGCCCGACTGCGCCTCTCCTCCATCGACTGCATCGAGGTCGACGACGATCTCCTCGCCGCGCTCGAGGAGGAAGAGCGCCTGTGCCCGCACCTGCATCTCTCGCTTCAGTCCGGCGACGATCTCATCCTCAAGCGCATGAAGCGGCGCCATTCGCGCGCCGACGCCATCCGCTTTTGTGACGACATGCGCGCCGCCCGGCCCGACATCGTCTTCGGCGCCGACTTCATCGCGGGCTTTCCGACGGAGACGGAAGAAATGTTCGCCGGGACGCTGGCGCTCGTCGCCGACTGCGGCCTCACGCATCTCCATGTCTTCCCCTTCTCGCCGCGACCCGGCACGCCGGCGGCGCGCATGCCGCAGGTCGCGCGCGACGTCGCCAGGGCGCGAGCGGCGCGGCTGCGGGAAGCAGGCGAACAGGCGCTCATGCGCCATCTCGAGGCGCAGCGGGGAAAGACCCTGCGCCTGCTCGTCGAACGCGGCGGCATGGCGCGCGCGGCGGATTTCACGCTGGCGCGCACGCCGGGCCTCGACCCCGGCCGCATGATAGATGCGCGCGTGACGGCGCACGACGGACGCGCGCTCGAGGTCGACCTCGATCCCGCCTGAAACCCTCCAAAGGCAGGCCGAGCGCGGCAGAATCCTTCGAGGCAGCCGCTGGCCGCTTGTGCGTCTTCAATGCGCCGGAACAAGAAAAAACGAGCGCGTCAAAGACGCGCAACCCACGTACAAGACAAGGCCGCCCCGCGGCGGCCCTGCCCATGTGTCGTTTGCTCAGAACCCGGCGGTCTGGTCGGTTCCACGGCCTGACTGTGCGCTCGCGGAGGAGCCCATGGAGCCGGCGCCGCTCTCTTCCCAATAGGGACGCGAGCCGAAATGCTGATGAAGACGCTCTTCCCAATTGCGATCCGACCAGCTCTGATCCGTGTATTCCGGCGCATTCTTGAGCTGGTCCTCGGTGACGCTCGTCACATATCCGCCGAGGTTCGTGTCGTATTTGAAAGCCTTCCACGGCAGCGGATGCTCACCCTCGCCGATGCCGAGGAAGCCGCCGAACGTCATGATCGCATAGCGGATGACGCCCGAGACCTTGTCGATCATCAGGTGGTCGATCTGACCGATCTTGTTGCCGGAAGGATCATAAACGGCCGTGCCTTCGACGTTCTCGCTGGAGATCAGATTGCCGCCTTGCATCGCCGTTCCCATCGTCGCCTCCTCGAAGCCGCTTGTGAACCTTTTTTGAGGTCCGCTGAGCCCAGTGAACCTGTCGTCGCCTTCGAATGTTCCCCGCGCAGACGGCGAAGGGCTGAAGGTTTCGCCCAGATCCGGCGGAAAAGGCGTAGAAAAGCCGAAGCTTTCGCCCCGCGGCGAAACAGGCTAATCAAGTGGCGCGCAGCCGCCCCCGCAGGAAGGAATCCATGGACTTGCAACTCACCATCGGCTGGGAAGTCCTCGAGATCATCTGGATCAATATTCTGCTCTCCGGCGACAACGCGATCCTCATCGCGCTCGCCTGCCGCAGCCTGCCCGTCAAGCAGCGGCGATGGGGCGTGTTTCTGGGCGCGCTCGGCGGCGTCGTCCTGCGCGTGATCTTCACGCTGCTCGTCGTGCAGATGATGAGCATTCCCTATCTGAAAGCGTTCGGCTCGCTGCTCCTGCTCTTCGTCGCGGTGAAGCTGCTCATCGACGAGACGGAACATTCGGACGTAAAGGCCAAACCCGATCTCATTGGCGCGGTGACGTCGATCATCATGGCGGACGCCGTCATGTCGCTCGACAATGTGCTCGCCATCGCGGCCGCGGCGCGCGGCTCCACCCATCTCATCGTCTTCGGCCTCGCGCTCTCCGTTCCGATCGTCATGTTCGGCGCCGGCTTCCTGCTGAAGGTTCTCGAGCGTTTCCCGGCGCTGGTCTGGGCGGGAGCGGGCCTGCTGGGCTGGGTCGCCGGCGACATGGCCGCGACCGACCCGGCGCTTCTCGAAAGACTGCAAGGGTTCGATCATGCCTCGCTCGAACGCGCCCTATGCATCGGCGGCGCGGTCATCGTGCTCGCCCTGGCCTTTCTGATACAGGCCTATCGCCAGTGGCGGGACGATCAGCGCGACGGGGAAAAGCGTCGCAGCTAGAGATTCGAACGACCGTCCGCCGTCGCTGCTTCAAGAAGCGCACGCCTCGGTTCGTTCGCGATGAGGTCGCCCAGGTTGCCGGGGCTTGGCCCCTCTGCTAATTTCTTTCC
It includes:
- a CDS encoding SDR family NAD(P)-dependent oxidoreductase: MISKKETPMSTPSDYYKDKVAVVTGAASGIGLALVETMLSYGAKKVIMADFNDENLNREAARLKLAYPDKVLGLHCNVTKEDDVRQMIHKAEEFGGRIDLLFNNAGAGLAGAFDQLTNDDWAKAFALNFYGALYGVRAVLPILRKQGGGHIVNIISGIAFYPMPEQTMYAATKAALNGMTLALRAELWDEAIRVTSATPGTTATAIFQGKAMPPTAQTPELSAQAILAGVAKNERLVIGDRLALGEKGDAVSARYGLNPDFSDMWDKILAEAARKRRAGEVAL
- a CDS encoding acetoacetate decarboxylase family protein yields the protein MKNGSFFVPTEQLAGFMKNPEMKNCEGLLLSWETDPAVARRILPPPLELIDPQHPVVSAYVVNIREPTFAPWYMEACIGLLCRYREIPGITLLNLQLSGPGALMGLCTGREGSGLPKKLCERIIVERTDDYARAFVEAKGRRIFDVEVELNPPGMPELAKAAKAKRGAKERGSCFVFTTELRVGSVPADGIMLSRARLLNYDNVNAFEVCEPGAIKSIAMEPSLDDPWAELSVVKPLYGAWSVYSNPILGTSVLAEFQDAEANKLFPYLFAGRFDRSTICPGHQRYGQF
- a CDS encoding ABC-F family ATP-binding cassette domain-containing protein; protein product: MLTINDLTYRIGDRLIFDHAGVFLPGRCRAGFVGRNGAGKTTLFRLIAGEISAESGSISLPARTRLGRVEQEAPGGPTRLIDFVLAADLERAELLARAETAHDAHDIADIQTRLADIDAHSAPARAAAILHGLGFDDAAQRRPLSEFSGGWRMRVALAAVLFSQPDLLLLDEPTNYLDLEGTLWLVDYLARYPASVLVISHDRDLLDAVATHILHLERGKLALYKGDYSSFEKQRREAQLIAAKGARKQEERRKHLQDFVDRFRAKATKARQAQSRLKMLEKMEPVAAIVDDSVLPIHLPSPEKPLSPPIVALERVSVGYGARVVLSRLTLSLSNDDRIGLLGANGNGKSTFAKLLGGRLSPMDGRTVRAAKLEAGFFAQHQIDDLNEEDTPYLVFSRLMPDAPEARVRSRAAQTGFSGARADTKVAHLSGGEKARLLLGVASFNAPHLLILDEPTNHLDIDSRAALIEAINEYEGAVVLVSHDRYLLEACADRLWLVDEGTVRPFDGDMDDYARLVLSKTKGEEPKREAVPASSSAAPKRRDAGQMRRKLAAAEEKVEKFAGLLARVDEALAAPDAFTRNPQEAAKLAAQREELARALASAEEQWLELASDAESA
- a CDS encoding GNAT family N-acetyltransferase; translation: MDRESAVRHNPQKSRFELLVDGELAIADYVLRDGVMDFTHTETPPALQGRGIASQLVGGALRSAQEQGLKIRASCSFVAAFLKQHPEFAHLQG
- a CDS encoding GyrI-like domain-containing protein; protein product: MDEEPGLIDSLRTHWRPLAIFTLLVAAAAIFAERRFAAVPEEGAEKPAAATPAVKPEAASPQAQDEAAKPATPDAAPAVASETVTVDARPAAILKGQGKWEGAAKTLSEAIRKLNAAVAKAGLTVNGRTIAVFTKTDDTGFTFEAMAPLGAAPEGKPKLADGVEIGSSPSGKAMKFQHRGAYDEIDATYEAIAAYLDEKGLDTKDLIIEEYLNDFKGDDAEVDVDIYVFLK
- the dapF gene encoding diaminopimelate epimerase, producing the protein MPHPLDNRPILRMNGAGNEILVLDLRGLDHVLAPQEARAIAAAPGLRFDQLMALHDPRAPGDDAFMRIYNVDGSLSGACGNGTRCVAYALAREGKERLALATDAGRIETRREGETVFTVDMGEPRLDWREIPLARAADTRAVALEPPVPGAPSQFSAVSMGNPHAVFFVPDARAVSLETLGPALETHPIFPERANISFAQIVAPDDILLRVWERGTGATKACGSAACATLVAAARAGSSARRARLRLPGGDLHVEWRADNHVMMTGPVEFEFEARLTTALFEGTAA
- a CDS encoding MiaB/RimO family radical SAM methylthiotransferase translates to MSAPARQGKTITFGCRLNMVDSEELARQHAGAPDTFVVNTCAVTSEATRQARQAIRRLHRDRPEARIVVAGCAARIDPESFAAMPGVAEVVAEQPENRAAAAEEGTRGFLAVQNGCDHSCTFCIIPAGRGAARSVSPQEAVAQARALVERGKQEIVLTGVDLTSYDAGGLKLGGLVRRLLREVKDLARLRLSSIDCIEVDDDLLAALEEEERLCPHLHLSLQSGDDLILKRMKRRHSRADAIRFCDDMRAARPDIVFGADFIAGFPTETEEMFAGTLALVADCGLTHLHVFPFSPRPGTPAARMPQVARDVARARAARLREAGEQALMRHLEAQRGKTLRLLVERGGMARAADFTLARTPGLDPGRMIDARVTAHDGRALEVDLDPA
- a CDS encoding PRC-barrel domain-containing protein yields the protein MGTAMQGGNLISSENVEGTAVYDPSGNKIGQIDHLMIDKVSGVIRYAIMTFGGFLGIGEGEHPLPWKAFKYDTNLGGYVTSVTEDQLKNAPEYTDQSWSDRNWEERLHQHFGSRPYWEESGAGSMGSSASAQSGRGTDQTAGF
- a CDS encoding TerC family protein, with the translated sequence MDLQLTIGWEVLEIIWINILLSGDNAILIALACRSLPVKQRRWGVFLGALGGVVLRVIFTLLVVQMMSIPYLKAFGSLLLLFVAVKLLIDETEHSDVKAKPDLIGAVTSIIMADAVMSLDNVLAIAAAARGSTHLIVFGLALSVPIVMFGAGFLLKVLERFPALVWAGAGLLGWVAGDMAATDPALLERLQGFDHASLERALCIGGAVIVLALAFLIQAYRQWRDDQRDGEKRRS